In Carya illinoinensis cultivar Pawnee chromosome 9, C.illinoinensisPawnee_v1, whole genome shotgun sequence, the following are encoded in one genomic region:
- the LOC122275668 gene encoding uncharacterized protein LOC122275668, whose product MSPEACLHRYHPHRMVVPPVFCSRNSFPISNIRNPIERPTPSLRKRMLIMVASPPTSTTITRTRLPASAAALSSPPPLDLTEDSVMQVLLEARAELGQIFDTSVGMTGKVELAELDGPFVKIRLKGRFWHKRSTVLARVGNYLKQRIPEILEVDIEDEKQLDDSPENF is encoded by the exons ATGTCGCCGGAGGCGTGTCTCCACCGTTACCATCCTCATCGCATGGTTGTACCACCAGTCTTCTGCTCCCGTAATTCTTTTCCTATCTCAAATATTCGAAACCCCATAGAAAGGCCTACGCCATCGCTGAGGAAGAGAATGCTAATAATGGTAGCATCGCCTCCGACATCAACGACCATAACTCGTACGAGACTACCGGCTTCAGCTGCGGCCCTTTCATCCCCACCACCCCTCGATTTGACGGAAGACAGCGTTATGCAGGTTCTGCTCGAAGCTCGCGCCGAGCTGGGGCAGATCTTCGACACTTCCGTTGGCATGACAG GAAAAGTTGAACTGGCCGAGTTAGATGGACCTTTCGTGAAGATTAGACTCAAAGGTCGGTTTTGGCACAAACGTAGCACTGTTCTCGCCAGAGTCGGTAATTATCTGAAGCAGAGAATCCCT GAAATCTTGGAGGTGGATATAGAAGATGAGAAACAGTTGGACGACAGTCCAGAAAACTTTTGA
- the LOC122275667 gene encoding 2-Cys peroxiredoxin BAS1, chloroplastic-like isoform X1: MACSAAFTTLFSSNPRAFSSKPVASISNPFSQTLTIPTSFTGLRKPLQSHVPRSISLTRGSHSRRTFSVRASIELPLVGNKAPDFEAEAVFDQEFIKVTLSEYIGKKYVILFFYPLDFTFVCPTEITAFSDRHAEFEQLNTEILGVSTDSVFSHLAWVQTDRKSGGLGDLKYPLISDVTKSISKSFGVLIPDQGIALRGLFIIDKEGVIQHSTINNLAIGRSVDETKRTLQALQYVQENPDEVCPAGWKPGEKSMKPDPKLSKEYFAAI, translated from the exons ATGGCCTGCTCAGCTGCCTTCACCACTCTCTTCTCCTCAAACCCTAGGGCTTTCTCTTCTAAACCCGTTGCTTCGATCTCCAATCCCttctctcaaaccctaaccatcCCCACGTCCTTCACCGGCCTCCGTAAACCCCTCCAATCCCATGTCCCTCGCTCCATTTCCCTCACTCGCGGCTCCCATTCTCGACGGACCTTTTCCGTCAGGGCTTCT ATTGAGCTTCCATTGGTTGGAAATAAAGCACCAGATTTTGAGGCCGAGGCTGTTTTCGATCAGGAGTTCATCAAG GTTACACTCTCCGAATATATTGGGAAGAAATATGTGATTCTCTTTTTCTACCCGTTGGATTTCACATTTGTTTGTCCCACTG AGATCACTGCTTTCAGCGATCGCCACGCTGAGTTTGAGCAGCTAAACACAGAAATATTGGGCGTATCAACTGACAGTGTG TTCTCACACCTTGCATGGGTCCAAACAGATAGAAAGTCAGGTGGGCTTGGTGATCTTAAGTATCCCCTGATTTCTGATGTCACCAAATCAATCTCAAAATCGTTTGGTGTGCTAATCCCAGACCAG GGGATCGCATTGAGGGGACTTTTCATCATTGACAAGGAAGGAGTTATACAACACTCCACCATTAACAATCTTGCCATAGGCCGGAGTGTTGATGAAACGAAAAGAACACTCCAG GCTTTGCAGTATGTGCAGGAGAACCCAGACGAAGTTTGCCCTGCTGGATGGAAGCCCGGAGAGAAGTCTATGAAGCCAGACCCTAAGCTCAGCAAAGAGTACTTCGCAGCAATATAG
- the LOC122275667 gene encoding 2-Cys peroxiredoxin BAS1, chloroplastic-like isoform X2 has translation MACSAAFTTLFSSNPRAFSSKPVASISNPFSQTLTIPTSFTGLRKPLQSHVPRSISLTRGSHSRRTFSVRASVTLSEYIGKKYVILFFYPLDFTFVCPTEITAFSDRHAEFEQLNTEILGVSTDSVFSHLAWVQTDRKSGGLGDLKYPLISDVTKSISKSFGVLIPDQGIALRGLFIIDKEGVIQHSTINNLAIGRSVDETKRTLQALQYVQENPDEVCPAGWKPGEKSMKPDPKLSKEYFAAI, from the exons ATGGCCTGCTCAGCTGCCTTCACCACTCTCTTCTCCTCAAACCCTAGGGCTTTCTCTTCTAAACCCGTTGCTTCGATCTCCAATCCCttctctcaaaccctaaccatcCCCACGTCCTTCACCGGCCTCCGTAAACCCCTCCAATCCCATGTCCCTCGCTCCATTTCCCTCACTCGCGGCTCCCATTCTCGACGGACCTTTTCCGTCAGGGCTTCT GTTACACTCTCCGAATATATTGGGAAGAAATATGTGATTCTCTTTTTCTACCCGTTGGATTTCACATTTGTTTGTCCCACTG AGATCACTGCTTTCAGCGATCGCCACGCTGAGTTTGAGCAGCTAAACACAGAAATATTGGGCGTATCAACTGACAGTGTG TTCTCACACCTTGCATGGGTCCAAACAGATAGAAAGTCAGGTGGGCTTGGTGATCTTAAGTATCCCCTGATTTCTGATGTCACCAAATCAATCTCAAAATCGTTTGGTGTGCTAATCCCAGACCAG GGGATCGCATTGAGGGGACTTTTCATCATTGACAAGGAAGGAGTTATACAACACTCCACCATTAACAATCTTGCCATAGGCCGGAGTGTTGATGAAACGAAAAGAACACTCCAG GCTTTGCAGTATGTGCAGGAGAACCCAGACGAAGTTTGCCCTGCTGGATGGAAGCCCGGAGAGAAGTCTATGAAGCCAGACCCTAAGCTCAGCAAAGAGTACTTCGCAGCAATATAG